A DNA window from Comamonas sp. 26 contains the following coding sequences:
- a CDS encoding aspartate carbamoyltransferase catalytic subunit, whose protein sequence is MLYKRNPQLNKNGELIHLLSTEGLSKDILTQILDTAGNFVSVNDREVKKVPLLRGKSVFNLFFENSTRTRTTFEIAAKRLSADVFNLDIARSSASKGETLLDTIDNLSAMAADIFVVRHSESGAPYLIAKHVAPHVHVVNAGDGRHAHPTQGLLDMYTIRHYKKDFSNLRVAIVGDVLHSRVARSDIHALTTLGAAEVRVVGPRTLVPSDMASMGVRVFHNLEEGIKDCDVIIMLRLQNERMSGALLPSSQEYFKSFGLTEKRLELAKPDAIVMHPGPINRGVEIDSAVVDGPQAVILSQVTFGIAVRMAVMSIVAGNEA, encoded by the coding sequence GTGCTGTACAAGCGCAACCCCCAACTCAACAAGAATGGCGAGCTGATTCACCTGCTCTCCACCGAAGGCCTGTCCAAGGACATCCTGACCCAGATTCTCGACACGGCCGGCAACTTCGTCAGCGTCAACGACCGCGAAGTCAAGAAAGTGCCGTTGCTGCGCGGCAAGAGCGTGTTCAACTTGTTCTTCGAGAACAGCACCCGCACCCGCACCACGTTTGAAATTGCGGCCAAGCGCTTGAGCGCAGACGTGTTCAATCTGGACATCGCCCGCAGCTCGGCCAGTAAGGGCGAGACCTTGCTGGACACCATCGACAACCTCTCGGCCATGGCCGCTGACATCTTTGTCGTGCGCCACAGCGAATCGGGTGCGCCTTATCTCATCGCCAAGCATGTGGCGCCCCATGTCCACGTGGTCAACGCCGGTGACGGCCGCCACGCACACCCCACGCAGGGTTTGCTGGACATGTACACCATCCGTCACTACAAGAAGGATTTCTCCAACCTTCGCGTGGCGATCGTGGGCGACGTGCTGCATTCGCGTGTGGCGCGTTCCGACATTCACGCCCTGACCACGCTGGGCGCTGCCGAAGTGCGCGTGGTCGGCCCCCGCACACTGGTCCCCTCCGACATGGCCAGCATGGGCGTGCGCGTCTTCCACAACCTGGAAGAGGGCATCAAGGACTGCGACGTCATCATCATGCTGCGCCTGCAGAACGAACGCATGAGCGGTGCATTGCTGCCATCGAGCCAGGAATACTTCAAGAGCTTCGGCCTTACCGAAAAGCGCCTGGAACTGGCCAAGCCCGATGCCATCGTCATGCACCCCGGCCCCATCAACCGCGGCGTGGAGATCGACTCCGCCGTGGTGGACGGCCCGCAGGCCGTGATTCTGTCGCAAGTCACCTTTGGTATTGCCGTTCGCATGGCCGTGATGTCCATCGTTGCTGGCAACGAGGCCTGA
- the pyrR gene encoding bifunctional pyr operon transcriptional regulator/uracil phosphoribosyltransferase PyrR, translated as MSETIAGNQPGQGSLILDAEALYSELLRGVQRIMGPNTRLAGITSGGAWLVERLHKDLNLAGKPSVLSSSLHRDDFAQRGMASSAQTQIDFDVNGADVLILDDVLYTGRTVRAVINELYDYGRPACVRLAVLVDRGGRELPFQADFAAARVVLPADRSLALARDEAGVFHFRIQEA; from the coding sequence ATGAGTGAAACCATTGCAGGAAACCAACCGGGACAAGGCAGCCTGATTCTGGATGCCGAAGCCCTGTATAGCGAGCTGCTGCGCGGCGTGCAGCGCATCATGGGGCCCAACACCCGTCTGGCGGGCATCACTTCGGGCGGTGCATGGCTGGTCGAGCGTCTGCACAAGGACTTGAACCTTGCGGGCAAGCCCAGCGTGCTGTCGTCTTCGCTGCACCGCGACGACTTTGCCCAGCGCGGCATGGCCTCCAGCGCGCAGACTCAGATTGATTTTGACGTCAACGGCGCGGATGTACTGATTCTGGATGACGTGCTCTACACCGGCCGTACGGTGCGCGCAGTCATCAACGAACTCTATGACTACGGCCGCCCCGCTTGCGTGCGTCTGGCCGTTCTGGTGGACCGTGGCGGGCGCGAATTGCCCTTCCAGGCCGACTTTGCCGCAGCCCGCGTGGTGCTGCCGGCGGACCGCTCTTTAGCGCTGGCGCGCGACGAGGCCGGTGTTTTCCACTTCCGCATTCAAGAGGCCTGA
- the ruvX gene encoding Holliday junction resolvase RuvX yields MNDISSSNKAADAAFSSASDQPASAPLPQKPEVPAHFQQFLCFDFGTKRTGCASGNRVLGGANPLPTIKAEAAEARLVAVDKLVREWQPNALVIGVPYHPDGAAHENTARALKFGRQLRSRFKLPVYEVDERYSTTEALAGGARDADAASACIILEQFLRSLP; encoded by the coding sequence ATGAACGATATTTCCTCTTCCAACAAGGCCGCCGATGCGGCCTTTTCCTCGGCCAGCGATCAGCCGGCCTCTGCACCCCTGCCGCAAAAGCCCGAGGTGCCTGCGCATTTCCAGCAGTTTCTGTGTTTTGACTTCGGTACAAAGCGCACGGGCTGTGCATCGGGCAACCGCGTTCTGGGCGGCGCCAACCCGCTGCCCACCATCAAGGCTGAAGCTGCCGAGGCTCGATTGGTGGCCGTGGACAAGCTGGTCCGCGAGTGGCAGCCCAATGCGCTGGTGATTGGCGTGCCCTATCACCCCGATGGCGCGGCGCACGAGAACACGGCGCGTGCCCTGAAATTTGGACGCCAGCTCAGAAGCCGCTTCAAGCTGCCGGTGTATGAGGTGGACGAACGCTACAGCACGACCGAAGCCCTGGCAGGAGGCGCACGCGACGCCGATGCCGCTTCGGCCTGCATCATTCTTGAACAGTTTTTGAGGAGTCTCCCATGA